One window of Myripristis murdjan chromosome 8, fMyrMur1.1, whole genome shotgun sequence genomic DNA carries:
- the mosmoa gene encoding uncharacterized protein C16orf52 homolog B yields MDKLTIISGCLFLAADIFAIASIANPDWINTGESAGALTVGLVRQCQTIHGRDRTCIPPRLPPEWVTTLFFIIMGIISLTVTCGLLVASHWRREATKYARWIAFTGMILFCMAALIFPIGFYINEVGGQPYKLPNNTVVGSSYVLFVLSIFFTIVGLLFAGKVCLPG; encoded by the exons ATGGATAAACTGACGATAATTTCAGGATGCCTATTTCTGGCAGCAGATATCTTTGCAATAGCCAGTATCGCAAACCCAGATTGGATCAACACTGGTGAATCAGCAG GTGCCCTAACAGTTGGGCTAGTCCGGCAATGCCAGACTATCCACGGGCGAGACCGGACCTGTATCCCACCACGGCTTCCCCCGGAATGGGTCACCACGcttttcttcatcatcatggGCATCATCTCCCTCACAGTCACCTGCGGACTGCTGGTGGCATCGCACTGGCGTCGCGAAGCCACCAAATACGCCCGCTGGATTGCCTTTACCGGCA TGATCCTGTTTTGCATGGCAGCGCTCATCTTCCCCATAGGCTTCTATATCAACGAGGTGGGGGGCCAGCCATACAAGTTGCCCAACAACACAGTGGTCGGCTCCTCGTATGTGCTCTTCgtcctctccatcttcttcaCCATAGTGGGACTGCTGTTTGCGGGGAAAGTTTGCCTCCCAGGCTGA
- the uqcrc2a gene encoding ubiquinol-cytochrome c reductase core protein 2a, with product MRGIRSLNHLSKRCYAAARRSEALTEPYAGLKAAPAAPLPAQDVQISKLPNGLVVASLENYSPLSSVGVFVKAGSRFETAENQGVSHVLRLAANLTTKGASAFKICRGMEAVGGSLSVTSSRETMVYSVDCLRDHLDTVLDYLVNVTTGQEFRPWEVEDLAPRVKIDKALAQQYPQIGVIEKLHEAAYKNALSNSLYCPDYMVGRVSSAQLQSFVENNFTTGRMALVGLGVKHSVLRQVGEGLLSARSGAGATVTKAVYRGGELRMQNNDGLVHALIVSEGGVTGTAEANAFSVLQRILGAGPHVKRGSNITSKLSQGIAKATTQPFDATAFNASYSDSGLFGVYTIAQANSAGEVIKAAIAQVTGVADGKVSEADITRAKNQVKAEYLMSMESSESVLDEIGSQALATGAYKAPQAVLQDIDAVTHADVVKAAKKFVDGKKSMAASGHLINTPFVDEV from the exons AAACGATGCTATGCCGCTGCCAGGAGGAGTGAGGCTCTCACCGAGCCCTATGCAGGCCTCAAAGCAGCCCCCGCTGCCCCCCTCCCCGCACAGGATGTCCAG ATATCCAAGCTCCCAAACGGTCTTGTGGTAGCATCATTGGAGAACTACTCCCCCTTGTCCAGTGtcggtgtgtttgtgaaggCTGGGAGTCGCTTTGAGACTGCTGAGAACCAGGGAGTCTCTCATGTGCTACGGTTGGCAGCTAACTTG ACGACTAAGGGGGCTTCTGCCTTCAAGATCTGTCGTGGAATGGAAGCAGTCGGGGGCAGCCTAAG TGTGACATCATCGAGGGAGACCATGGTCTACTCTGTGGACTGCCTGAGAGACCACCT agaCACAGTGTTGGATTATTTGGTCAACGTGACCACAGGTCAGGAGTTTCGGCCATGGGAGGTAGAGGATCTGGCCCCCAGGGTGAAGATCGACAAGGCTCTGgcccagcagtatccacagatcg GCGTAATTGAAAAGTTGCATGAAGCAGCGTACAAGAACGCCCTGTCCAACTCTCTGTACTGCCCTGACTACATGGTTGGTCGTGTGTCTTCCGCACAG CTGCAGTCCTTTGTTGAGAACAATTTCACCACTGGCAGAATGGCTCTTGTAGGACTAG gTGTGAAGCACTCGGTCCTGAGGCAGGTAGGGGAAGGGCTGCTGAGCGCCCGCAGTGGGGCCGGAGCCACTGTGACTAAGGCTGTGTATCGAGGAG gtgagcTGCGGATGCAGAACAACGACGGTCTCGTCCATGCACTGATTGTCAGCGAGGGTGGTGTGACAGGGACAGCAGAGGCCAATGCCTTCAGCGTGCTGCAGAGGATCCTCGGGGCTGGCCCACATGTCAAGAGAGGCTCCAACATCACCAGCAAACTGAGCCAGGGCATTGCCAAAGCGACCACACAACCTTTTGAT GCCACAGCCTTCAATGCCTCATACTCTGACTCTGGCTTGTTTGGCGTCTATACCATTGCACAAGCTAATTCTGCAGGCGAG GTGATCAAAGCTGCCATTGCCCAGGTGACAGGTGTGGCTGATGGAAAAGTCTCTGAGGCTGACATTACCAGAGCAAA GAACCAGGTGAAAGCAGAGTACCTCATGTCCATGGAGAGCTCAGAGAGTGTATTGGATGAGATCGGTTCTCAGGCTCTGGCCACTGGGGCCTACAAGGCCCCTCAGGCCGTGCTCCAGGATATAGACGCTGTCACCCATGCTGATGTGGTCAAG GCTGCGAAAAAGTTTGTGGATGGCAAGAAATCCATGGCAGCTAGCGGACACCTCATCAACACGCCCTTTGTGGATGAAGtatga